In Pyrus communis chromosome 1, drPyrComm1.1, whole genome shotgun sequence, the following are encoded in one genomic region:
- the LOC137725364 gene encoding uncharacterized protein, translating to MERFFKPKPIAPSTCSGSSSSRQNECDIDFNNLERDPGKRIRMKDYPSNIQDEVRRAYLQMGPCRPTKYEFPYTLHAKKKRRFVVSWFEEYDWLEYSISKDAAFCLHCYLFKINFSQLGSDAFTGVGFKKWKNARECFDKHVGPIGSFHNKAREAASYLMNQKTHIEAVVIKQSEEECMKYRLCLNASIDCTKFLLRQGLPFRGCDESVTSNNRGNYLELLQFLADHDEKIKEVVLENAPGNLKLIAPSIQKDIVNSCAFETIKAIMKEVKESKFFSIMVDESRDISTKEQMAVILRYVDNKGQVIERFVGVQHVTETTSSKLKESIDEFLKLHDLSYSNLRGQGYDGASNMRGEFNGLKKKILDEESCAFYVHCFAHQLQLALVAVAKKNSDVAAFFTLTNSLVNVVGCSCKRRDALREKQQENLLKAIENDCLETGQGLNQETSLKRAGDTRWNSHYGALISLITMFSSVVDVLDMIVEDCYNDSAGEAKRLLKDLQSFEFVFLLFLMKSILGVTNDLSQALQKKDQEIVNAMALVKTCKEQLRCMRNDENFDLLVDKVSSFCVEHEIEVPNMDDLYVIQGKSLRKAPRKTNHHHYKVELFFEVIDFQLTELDDRFTEGNTELLICLACLSPNDSFVAFDKEKLVRLAHMYPKDFADRDRSALQDQLDIYIHFVRSDNDFSQLRGINELAKKMVEKGLHRTFAYVYLLVQLALVLPVVTASVERAFSAMNIIKGPLRNKMGDQWLSDSLVVYIEKYVFSCIGNEAIMEHFQTMKPRRGRLN from the coding sequence atggaaagatttttcaagccaaagccaatagCACCATCTACTTGTTCGGGTAGTTCGAGCTCAAGACAAAATGAGTGTGACATTGATTTTAATAATCTTGAGAGAGACCCGGGAAAAAGAATTCGAATGAAGGACTATCCTTCTAATATTCAAGATGAGGTCCGCAGAGCATATTTGCAAATGGGACCTTGTAGGCCTACAAAGTATGAGTTCCCATACACTTTGCATGCAAAGAAAAAGCGACGATTTGTTGTTTCGTGGTTTGAAGAATATGATTGGTTGGAGTATAGTATATCTAAAGATGCGGCATTTTGTCTTCATTGCTATCTCTTTAAAATCAACTTTTCACAATTAGGAAGCGATGCCTTCACTGGGGTAGGCTTTAAGAAATGGAAGAATGCAAGAGAATGTTTTGACAAACATGTTGGTCCTATTGGTAGTTTCCACAATAAAGCTAGAGAAGCGGCTAGTTATCTAATGAACCAAAAGACACATATTGAAGCAGTTGTGATCAAACAATCAGAAGAAGAGTGTATGAAATATCGTCTTTGCTTGAATGCATCAATAGATTGCACTAAGTTCTTGTTGCGACAAGGCCTTCCTTTTCGTGGCTGTGATGAAAGTGTCACTTCGAATAATAGGGGGAATTATTTAGAGCTCTTGCAATTCCTTGCAGATCATGATGAGAAAATAAAGGAAGTTGTGTTGGAAAATGCTCCGGGAAATCTCAAGCTAATAGCTCCTTCAATTCAAAAAGATATTGTCAATTCATGTGCCTTCGAAACTATTAAGGCTATTATGAAAGAAGTGAAAGAGAGTAAATTCTTTTCTATAATGGTAGATGAATCACGTGATATTTCAACAAAGGAGCAAATGGCGGTGATTTTGCGTTATGTGGACAACAAAGGTCAAGTAATTGAAAGGTTCGTGGGAGTCCAACATGTTACCGAAACAACTTCAAGTAAACTAAAGGAGTCCATTGATGAGTTCTTGAAACTACATGACTTGAGCTACTCCAACCTACGAGGTCAAGGTTATGATGGTGCGAGTAATATGAGAGGTGAGTTCAAtggccttaaaaaaaaaattttggatgAAGAAAGTTGTGCATTTTATGTTCATTGTTTTGCTCATCAACTACAATTAGCTCTTGTTGCCGTAGCAAAGAAAAACTCCGATGTTGCCGCTTTTTTCACATTGACTAATAGTTTGGTAAATGTTGTTGGATGCTCATGTAAGCGTCGTGATGCACTTAGAGAGAAACAACAAGAAAATCTCTTGAAAGCTATTGAAAATGATTGTCTTGAAACGGGGCAAGGGTTAAATCAAGAAACTAGTCTCAAACGTGCTGGGGATACACGGTGGAATTCACATTATGGtgctttgattagtttgattacaATGTTCTCATCTGTGGTGGATGTGCTtgacatgattgttgaagattGCTACAATGATAGTGCTGGTGAAGCAAAAAGGTTATTAAAAGATTTacaatcttttgagtttgtgtTCCTCCTCTTTTTGATGAAATCCATATTAGGAGTTACAAACGATTTGTCACAAGCATtgcaaaaaaaagatcaagAGATTGTGAATGCAATGGCTTTAGTCAAGACATGTAAAGAACAACTACGTTGCATGaggaatgatgaaaattttgatcttttggttgataaagtATCATCTTTTTGTGTTGAACATGAAATTGAGGTGCCTAATATGGATGATTTATATGTCATTCAAGGGAAGTCATTGCGTAAGGCTCCAAGAAAGACCAATCATCATCATTACAAAGTGGAGCTCTTTTTCGAGGTCATTGATTTCCAACTTACAGAATTAGATGATCGCTTCACTGAAGGTAATACCGAATTGCTTATTTGCTTGGCATGCTTGAGTCCGAATGATTCATTTGTAGCTTTTGATAAAGAGAAGCTTGTTCGCCTTGCTCATATGTATCCTAAAGATTTCGCGGATCGAGATAGATCGGCACTTCAAGATCAACTTGATATTTACATTCATTTTGTGCGTTCTGATAATGATTTTTCTCAATTGCGGGGAATTAATGAGCTTGCTaagaaaatggtggagaaaGGGTTGCATCGAACatttgcatatgtatatttGCTTGTTCAGTTGGCTTTGGTTTTACCGGTTGTAACTGCTTCAGTGGAGAGGGCATTTTCCgctatgaatatcattaagggtccacttcgcaacaaaatgggagatcaatggttgagtgacagcttagttgtttacattgagaaatatgttttttcatgtattggtaATGAAGCTATCATGGAACATTTTCAGACCATGAAACCTCGTCGTGGACGCttgaattag
- the LOC137709549 gene encoding protein HEAT INTOLERANT 4-like produces the protein MFPGEPKSVNCEFDWELDELEECTDKLIEEEELSADQKDEFKEFVKEKVHEQKKYNREARETRRKAIEEMSEEAKTAFENVRFYKFYPVHTPDTPDISIVKVLWQGS, from the exons ATGTTTCCAGGAGAGCCAAAGTCG GTTAACTGTGAATTTGATTGGGAATTGGATGAACTGGAG GAGTGCACTGATAAACTGATAGAAGAGGAGGAATTATCTGCAGACCAGAAGGATGAATTCAAG GAGTTTGTCAAGGAGAAAGTCcatgaacaaaagaaatatAATCGAGAg GCCAGGGAAACCCGGAGAAAAGCCATTGAAGAAATGAGTGAAGAAGCTAAAACAGCATTTGAAAATGTGAGGTTTTACAAGTTCTACCCAGTACATACACCAGATACTCCTGACATTTCTATTGTTAAG GTATTATGGCAAGGCTCATGA